TGGCTATATGTCAAACAACGTCGTATAAAATCCTGCACGATATCATATAACACCTTTGTTTGACTGCTACAAGTTTCGATGTTATAACATAGGAAAAAATATGGTAGGAAGCATGGACTTTTCAATAAGGATGGTCATGGTATATCACGAAGAAAATGCATGTTGAAGGGAATTGAGCAAATGCAAACAAGACCCCTGCTCACCTTCGCTTCGTTTGAGACAGCTGGTCGAGTAGGAAAATCAACTTTACGAGCTTTTATAATTGTGTCTTCACGAAGTATTCTTTCTTGGGTCTGATCATGCCCAAATGGACGTCTGCCAAAGAGCATTTGATAGAGTAGTACTCCCGCTGACCAGACATCAACCTGGTTTCAGAAGGTGGCAGGTCATAGAAGACTCAAAACTTAAGAAGAACGTGCATGCTAACTTCACAAATCACAATGAGGCATAACACTCTCAAACTACATTTTACAGCTATATTTGGGTGACTTGGCTAGAGAGAAACAGCGAGTTTAAAATGATGGAGTTAGCATATTAAGCTTCTGGGTGGAGCTCTTTAATTAGGTTCTTTTGTAACTGCAAACCCTTCTGAATTCAAGCCAGCTAGAGAATTATTCAAGAGCATGGTGGGTGAATTTGGGGCATTATCATCTTATCTTCCCTCACCCTCTTTTGTGAGTCTTTTGGTTTCATTCAGGATAACTCAAATTTGACATATGTCCAACTAGATAGGAAGAGGAATGAGCACGAGCACGACAATAGAATAACCTAAACAAGAGTCGGGCAGAGAAAATAAACTATAAAACAACAAACCTTAGATGATATTAAAGGTGTCTTGCTGAGCTCAAAGCATTCGGGAGGTAAATACCTACAAATGCAAAAGAAGTTAACTGATAATATGCACTAGGGCATTAAGATGAATGAACTGTACAAACGTTAAAGAAACGAAATGTATTACTTAAAAACggataataaattttaaaacatatcaaaaGCCAAAAAGTGTGCAGAAAAGTTAGACATTTACCAATATGTTCCAGCACCCTGAGATGTGAGTTCCATACCCTGAGATCCAACATCATCCTCAACTATTTTACTTAGACCAAAATCTGTCACTTTTGCGACGCCTAGTTCATCAAATAGAACGTTACCAGGTTTTAGGTCATAATGGATAATTTTTTGTGTCCTTTTGTTTAAGTAAACAAGGCCATGAAATATCTGAACTATGATAATCCTGGCTTCTTTCTCAGGCAATATTGGTGTTGACTTCAGGACAGCATCAAGATCCTTCCCTagaggcaaaaaaaaaaatgtccaaCAGATAATGCAAGATGAAAAGCAAAGattcatgatttttccatatgaagataaaaaggaaaaatagatagtgtaatgaaaaGCACTTCAGATTGATAAGGGAGAATAGAAATGTACCACTACAATATTCCAAGACTGTACAGAATGTATTTTGATCAATCTCGAAAATGTCCCAGAGCCGAACAATATGACTGTGCACCAATGTTTTGTGGATATTGTACTCCCTAATTGCATGCCTTATGTAActttgtttcttctcttcaCTCCACTGAGCATTCAGTCCATGCAGCTTACATGCAACATATCTATGCTCAACCAAGTCATAAGCCTGCTGGAAATTTTGTACTTCAAAATCACTGCAAAAAGGTGTATCTTTACAGTTTCCAAATGTAGGCAAAGATGGTCTTGTGTTTTTTTCCTAGCAATTTAACTCAGACAAGTTTTTTGAGAGAATGTCAAGAAATAATGATCCAGTACAAAACTCTGACCTTGTAAACCTCACTGAATCCTCCTTTCCCAAGAAGGTTCAAAAGGGCAAATCTGTAATTTAAAATCTGAAAATTGTTGAAACGGGAACCCTCCTCATCTCGTATTCGCTTCATTTCACGTATGAGCCTTCCCTTATCAATTTCATAGCGGTCCCTTTCACGTAGAATAGTTTCTTCTTCCTACAcagagtaaataaataatgataagATAGATATGTCACCTATGTAAATTTGAAGTGTAAAATCACAAATGTTTTAATAACTAAAGAAACAACACAACACGACAAAGGAACTAACACGCTTGATGCTTGCCAGACGGGATTTGTAGATCTCATCCTGAATGAAACTGTCCTCTTCTTGGGCTCCCGATTCAGTGTCGGTCCCATCACCTTTGTCTTTAAAAATCAGAAGGAACAGTCACTTCTAGATGgctgaactttaaaaaaatagacagCTAGCATATATtcatatcttaaatttttaaaaaccttatcGCAAGATAGCATTTTCTAAGCTTGATGTCAGAATACAACAGGACATGAAGGTGAGAGAAAAAGAGGtctcttaaatatcaaaacaaaaatgtaccATTTAAAACTTGAGAATGTTCAGAATAGCCATTGAGCTTTGATGCAGCGCACGTATAGATGAAATCCATAAATTCTTAGTGCAAACATTATTGAATTGTTTTCTCCTTGAAATATGGGTGAGAAGAGAGACTTTGAAGGAACTTACCCGACTgtcttttcttcaaaaatttgCGTTGACGTTCAATTGCTTCCTTAGTTTCTAGTAATTGTTTCTGAAAAATAGGAAAGTTATTTGCAATgaacaaatgaaatgaatgtaCAACTTATTATAAGAATAATTTCCACGTTGAGAAAACTAAAAGGCAAAAAATATACAAACTAATGCGTGCGAGAAACATTATTGACCTGATAGTAAGGAGGTACTATTCACCAAATATTATGCCTATCATATGTCcaacctattttcttttctcatgaGAATATTTTATCCATAACAAAGATCAAAAGAAGTAAGATATACTTGCTCCATAGTTGGCTAATAATAAAGAACAATAACCTAATAGgatatttggaagaaaaaaaaaaacaaattcgcTTAGAATATAGTTATGACAAAAGTATAAAGATGACTTACAAGATGAGCATTTAGATCTTTCAGTGCTTGTCCATCCTCCCATGTTTCAGATATAACTGTCCCAGCTCTAACATCCATACAAGAATGCAATCAGTTATTTCCTTACAAGCAAGAAGACATGAATTTGACTGACAAATTCAAATCCAAAGCCCGGAATAGTCAAAATTTTAGTAAGAATTCCAAATTCACAGCTTTAGTGTCACAAATCTCGTCCATTAGCATGCCCTGTCTAGAGGGCAGGAACTGTAACATAAGTGATGAAGAAGGGTGAAGACGAGAGCATTTAGATCCTGATTTGGTATACCCATCTCTTCTTTTGCTCGCATATTACATTGTCCCTGACCGAGCAAGGTCAAATTATAATGTGACTTTGACCTATTACAATTAGATTATGAAAAAACTAACCTGATTACACCCACATTGCCAAGTCTCAAGGAGTCTTGTCGGACTTTCATCCTTGCTTCCTGTCTCTCAGCCTTTGAAACAGATATCAGCAAATCAGATAGCACTTTCGTTCTCtgtaatttcaataaaacaCACAACAACAAGGATGCAATAGTTAACGGCAAAACTATGTCTacaatgaattagaaaatTCTTGATGATGGCATTTTAAGTCTACAATACAAGGACAAGAAAGGTTTGAAATGAAagcatattctatttatctctTCATAAAGATCAAAAGGAGAACAATCAGCTAGGTTTCATGGTTAATAACCTCCCTATGGAGTAATTGAGTAAACAAACCTTGATGGCACGAAAATGGCAACCATAAAGTAAGAAGAGGTTGTAGGCCATATATAAATTGGACAAGAAAGACAAGCAGTGGCTGTGACAACGGAGTGGGATGAAGTTAGTAGTGGCAGAGATCATAAAGTGGCCAACGGTAGTTACGAAGTCATCTTCCAGAAAGATATTGGCCAAATGTAGTTCAGGAACTTCTAGGTATTAGAAAAGCCCCAGGAAGAGATGGATGTTGATGAAGTCTTAGAGATTCATGTCCTACTCCTAGCTCCTAGATGGAATGCTTTGGCTAAGGATATTCAGTTAGTGTCTTTCTGAGATAAAGGTCCTTTAGAGAGCGTTCTTGTGGACTTTTTAGCTTCCAAAACTGGATTTTAGACACAGTtagatttttataaattttttctcaGGCAGAAAAAAGATTgattcattgagaaaaataaaccTTAGGTTTCATTTGATGTTCGTACTCTTTGATCTCCTTCAACTCCTGCATAAATCATGTCACAGAGTGaagagaatattaataaacagaagagagagaatttcaaaaaatgtatCGCAAAGGAACAAACTAATcgatgaaaataatttagaatactccaaaaatagaaagaaaaaaaacaaaaaaggtttAGTATACCACCATACCAAAGtccagaagaaaaatatttctgTGGAAATAGGTTTTTTACTATCTTGGGCATGATCTTGTACCTTTTCTAATTCATGGTAAAGATTTTGATATTCTGAAGACTCCTGACGTGATTTTTGCAAATCCTCCTCCAATGAAGCTACCTTTGCTCGTAAAGATACCAACTCTTCCTATTTAATACAAACAAGAAACTAGATTTGAGATGTCAAAAATTTTGTGGCACCGAGGCAAGACATTTCACACAAAAACCTTTTCCATTCAACAAACTGGAATAAAATTCAtcagaaacaaaacaacactTCACAAGTCAACAAACTCTAAGTTGAGAACGCACGTGAAATCTTCTTCTCAAAGGTTCCAAATCAACCAATTTCATAGTcatataaatacttttttgCACTCGTTTAGACACAACTCCATAGGAGTTTTACATAAACATATAACAGAGTCATACCTCCATCGGAGAGCGATTATCAATGCGAAGCTGCTCTTTACTCATCCCATCCTGCAAAACCAGAGATTGATTATTAATAAACCAATAGTTCATGCTAAGTCTTGTGGCACTCCTTGCACAAAAAATCTTGTAGCTGCTAATCGAGGATTTCATACTTTCCAGACCTCGTTGTAATATgccaatttcttttaaaagtgGAAATATTGATCAATTTAGGTTGGTTTCTCCAGTTTCAGGCAGTCAATTCATTAGTAAGGATGTTATTAAGTTGGCTTTTTAGTTTACCTTAAACCAACCCAATATATACCTAAACTATGCCATATTGGAAAAAAACTTGATTGATCTAGACCCTTCCCAATGGATAAAGGAAAAGCAAACACCTCATCAACAAGGATCTAAACTCCTTTTCCAACCCATGCAATCTTGAATGGGTAATGAAGGACAAGGAATCACAAGTTGACTTGACGGATTTAGCAAGAAAAGATGAAACATATTATCTCCACTTCCATCACTAAAATCATCTAAAAAACCGTATCGTTCTTTCTGCAACAAGTCCTAAATACTGTATGTTGTTGAGAAGGTCATTTCAATTTTGGCAAGAGTAAGAGTCTATGAAAAATGTAGGATAAATGCTCCCCTTCACCCCCTTCAACATAACACCCATGACTTCTTCACCGCCTACCTGAGTCGCATTTTCCCCTTCCAATTCCTGCTACACTACCACCAAGTAGACTGCTAGATTGCAGTACAAGCATCCACCCAATTAGCGACCCATTTGATTACTACAGATGACATCTAAAAACTTGTGGAAAAGCAGGACCGCAGTTTCACAAACATTGTCAGCTACCAAAACCTGAATGAGAGTCTCCACCAAAATTATACAAAGTGTACCGAAGAAAAGAGTTTCAAgacctccttttctttccttctctctttccttttgataagaaacaaactttcattgataaataaaataaacaaacaaacaaacaagatGTCCAAAGATGAGGAGTCTTACAGAAATGAGGATttcaaccaaataaataactttaacCAAATGGTCAATCCATCATGAAAAATTAAACAGCATCAAATTGTTCAATTAAAGCATAGACAACACTACAGAATTGACTAATTTATTAGACAGACCTTACCTTAAGGTATAAACTGTCAAGTTGACCATTTGTAGGTAGAATTgttgagagagaaatttgtgATTTCATCTGATCATTAACTCTTGACCCACGACCTCTACTCGAGAGTGATTGTCCCCTTCCTCTACCTTGTTTTTTCCTATTTACATCCACATTCTTTTTGGTCTCTATGGAATCCACCACGCTTTGCTTTCCATCTTCCACTGCCTGAATGGTTTTTAAAGTGTTGTTGTGGTtattaatattgttaaaaaaaaaataaaaaaataaaagttccaaagagagaaaatatcaTGATGACAGGTGgcaaaaaatgattaaaacaaaagtaacAAGGAGAAGGCAAATCAAACTCAGTTAAGTGCTCAAGAAAGAAGACAGCGAGCTTTGATGCAGTAATGGGAACATAAAACCTTGATGGCCAATTAGTATTCTATaatgaaattagggtttacaGATTGTCTATCTTATTcaaacaataacaaaatttattccaaaccataacaaaaataataagaacGACCTCAACACGTTCAGGAAGGGATGAGTCATTGGCCTCTTGAAGTTTCTGGCGCTTCCTAGTGTTGGCTTGGATGAGGAAGCCATCCCCAGTCTAacatatatagaaaataaaatatcatcaaattcagAATAGATTATCTTTCAGAGTTCAATTTCCCACAGGTAAAAATGCAAAGaaattagataataaaaaatatgactGAGAATAAGGTATACTCCACCTAAAAGAAGGAAAGTGCTTGAAAAATAAGACCAACGGGCAATAAGTAAACATGAAGAGtctttcaaaaggaaaaagaattgcTATGATTTTGTAATGGAACTTGCACCTCACCattaattaaactttcaaatgaTAACGAGTCTTTCAACAGGCAATAAGCATATTATTCCATTGTGTAGTGGCTTCCATTGTTTATAGTTTGTTACTCATAATAAACTCCTTCACaataagtttttattattgagAACTAAGAGAAATGTATCTACAGTTCCTGAGCACCTCAACGAAGTTCTTAAAACTATTACTCCATTACAAGCTAAGATGAATACAGAAAAGATATTATAAGACTAGAATGAATCTCTCTTAATTTACCCAAAATTATCAACGTCAACCTTTCAACAACAGAGCATCGCAAGAACAAAGATCATGCACACAAAAGTAATAGGGGTAATATCATCATTCTATTAGTGGGTTTGTGCATTCTCATTCCTCAAGCAAAACTCCAGTCAGTTCCAAAAGGAAGAATTAGAAGGGCGGAGTGTTTGATCAGTAACAAAAACTCAATTCTCAAAATACAGAAACGAAGCGGAATGAATTCAACATTCACATAGAATATTAAACGGAACTTACGCCATCATCTGAATCACTCGAAGTGGTTGGCTCGATCAAATTTTCAGAGGCGACAAATTTCACAGCATGTGAGACGGAGGAGGTCCTGGTTGACTGCGACTGAGCAGGCGGCTGGGTGGACGAAGTCTTACCGACCATACGAGCTTCGAGCTTGGCCATTTTGGCCGGCAAAGATTGGTCCGattggttggatgaattggAGGAGAAATGAAGCAGCATATCGTCCGACATTGCGTAAACGACAATGCAGGAGCaatttataatgaaaaaacaGCGTATTCAGAACCATTCAACAAAATACGTAATCATGTTCGTTCCCGAATTGActcaatttgaatttgatgtaAATCCTTCTGTAATGCAGGGCTCCATTGCATGCAAATACAATCTATGTGCACCCTTTACTTACGAAAGAACACCCTTACAGCCATAATCATGCTGTGTAGAAAATGAAGCTCTTGTGGAACTGGGTGCATAGACAAACTGCAACAACCAATCAAAGAAATCGAGAACAAGTTCAAAAAGTCGTCCCAGTACAAAACCCAACTGAGTAAGATCAAAATTGAGACagaaaaagtgaaaaggaaattagggttttcacaATTATGATAGAAACCAATGAAGGGAAGCGAATTGACTAGAGTGGATTATTGAAATGAAACAATAAGATCGGCAAAAACAAAGCTATGGTGATACAACTAACTTGAATGCTTAAGAGAGTCACAAGCAAGGTTTTGTATGAAGAAATATAATCAACAGCATATATGACTCTCCAAGACcatggaggagagagaaaagagagagagagaaagagggaaaACGAAGAGTTGATAAGAACAGAGGATTTAACCTTTAGACTTCATCTTTGCAAATTGCAATGCGTGTGGGAAATGCCCCAAACAATCAAAAACcctaatgaaaaaatgaagactTTGTTTAGATAGATGAGTTAGAGAAGGCAATTCTCATGTGGCCTAAACAATTGACCTCTTCCAAATAAAGTTCAATTTCACAAAAGAAGGAAGCAAACAACCActataaaatgatataaatctaaaagaaagaggattcttaattaaatcaaacatgatataataaaatataacatatttGTTCCATTTTGCATCTAGTTgacttataaattatttttcattctaatgtttataaaatatatatattctttcaaaacaatattattcATAATCTTAGCCATCAATTTTTcacctaaatttttttaagtaatgaggttttgaaatatttaagaaaaatcgAATATATTATAACTTTTTGAAAACGtatggatatttttaaaacactcgtcaaacttaaaaaatagttttgtaTAATCTAACCctataataaatcaaatatcatattattgatcTTTTGTAATATCTGTAAGTTCATACACATTTCAACTCAAAATAAATCCACCTGGCTTCTATATTGttagttttttgttcttttgatcATATTTGGAACTTTGAGTTACTTATAAAGAGAAATCAAACTATAActgaaaaaatcaaatctgTAACACAAGGCCTGGTTTCTTCTAGTATAAAAAAGATCAAATTTGTAACTTTCCTTGGAGAATTCAGAAATTGTACATTACACAAACTAGTACTTTAAATTACTGGACTCACACTAACTAAAATGAACTATTGACATCTAAGGTGTAGCTCAAGTTCAATCATCTGCaagaaacagaagaagagCCATGGGAACGCCAAGTAATAACAGAGCAGAAGCTATTTGCCTTTCAGATTTTCATAGCAATGTACAACAACAATGCAGAAGAGTGTTGAGCCTGCTCCATGTCGCTCGTGTTCGATGTCACCGTCCAAAACATCtgcaatgaagaagaaatgacaATGTGAGAATCAAGCTCAATACAGAAATTGAATCCCAGTGAATCTATAGACTAGAAATTCGGAATTTGAATCATTTGAAAACAATCGTTAGCCTGATAGAATTTCTGCCAATGGTAATATCTGAAGTAAGAagtcattttcatttccacCTAATATATTGGAACTTTTCTGATAATAATATTCGCATGCTGAATCGACATGTATAGAGAGGTGTAACCATAACCAGCATAATTCATCGCTAAACAACACAATCCCGACAATGTAGTCGAACTGttcacaagaaagaaaaatcaaggaaTATGATTCAGAGTAATTGATagatgtttaaaattttgcaaaTGAAGAAACCTGACAGGCCAAGAGCAATATGGAATCATGTCATCAACTGAACTCAAAAAGTGTTAATCTGGAAATATCACAAATGAAGCAATAACTTACAATTATCTTATATTATGCAATTGAACCACTCGACAAAATAACAAATCTTTGAGCAGTATATCTTTCCCACAGCTAGCTACCAATCACTCTAATCAAATAAGACTTTCTACCACCATCCATAGCTTTTCCTCCTTCCTTCATTGCTAAAGCCCCCAAATCTAGATGCCGAGAATCCGTTCTGAGGCGCAATACTGGATTGGAATGACATTGGAGTCCCTGGATGTAATGTGCGCTCCCTTGTGAGAGATTGAGGACTTGCATAGTAACCGGAAGATCGAGGAGGGCTTGCATAGCGACCAGAAAATTGAGGGCTTGCATAGTGACCAGGGTACTCCGTATAATAATCATGATCCCACCGAGATGGTGTAACAGGAGAATTCCAGTTATTATTCATGGATGTGCCATTGAAGAAGTTACGAGGACCCGGATCCTCCATCATCCAGCGACCCTTTTGTCCTGACTTCCTAGGCAGGTTAGTGTATTTTTCGTCATAgtttatctttttcttcttgctATGAGCCTTTGCAAGATTATGAGGTGCAGATTTCGACCCCATATGGTACGTTTCTTCTGTTTTTGACCTCGATTTATGTTTCGATAACTCACGATTCCTCTTGCCACCCTGTGAAAGCTCcatgaaataaaatgttagAATCACATTCTCACAAGATATATAAGTATGCATAACAAAAAGAACTAATTTTCATCTGATAAAACATGACAAAATGTAGGATCTTTTATCTACCTTGGTGGAACTTGTGCACTCTCGGGCAAAATGCCCTTCTCCACCACATCTGTAGCATGAGTTAGTTGACTCAGCGCCAGAAGCTACTTCAATATTCCTCTTGCTACCCTGAGCAAGTTCCATAAAGTACAAGTTTAAAATCACATGTTGACAGGAAATATAAGTAAATGCATCAAACTGAACATGCTCTCCTCATAACTTTTCCTTAATAAAACAGGCTGATGTATAGGGTTTTTTTTATCTACCTTGGTGGAACTTGGGCACTCACGGGAAAAATGCCCATCTTCACCACATCTATAGCATGGGTTGGGTGATGCAGCACCAGAGGCATCCTCCCGATTCTTCTTGCCGCCCTGGGCAAGCTCCATAAAGTATAAATTCAGTATATGGAACcgtttgataatcatttagtttattatttctgattttttaaaattgtgctTGTTTTCTTATCATTTCTCTACAATGGATTTCATCTTTGTTACTATAGTATTAAGGCTTCAAGAGTTCTTTAAACTACTGTTTTAAGTTTTCAAATTCTAACaaagtttttgaaaactattgtattatgtttttaaaagttgacttgattttttaaaacatataaaaagtAAACAACCAAACCCATAAATGGAAGTAGTATTTATAGGCTCAagtttcaaatacaaaaaaccaaaaactaaaTGGATGTGAAtgggatttttgtttttggtttttgaaaattgtgc
This sequence is a window from Cucurbita pepo subsp. pepo cultivar mu-cu-16 chromosome LG04, ASM280686v2, whole genome shotgun sequence. Protein-coding genes within it:
- the LOC111793058 gene encoding serine/threonine-protein kinase TOUSLED-like, translated to MSDDMLLHFSSNSSNQSDQSLPAKMAKLEARMVGKTSSTQPPAQSQSTRTSSVSHAVKFVASENLIEPTTSSDSDDGTGDGFLIQANTRKRQKLQEANDSSLPERVEAVEDGKQSVVDSIETKKNVDVNRKKQGRGRGQSLSSRGRGSRVNDQMKSQISLSTILPTNGQLDSLYLKDGMSKEQLRIDNRSPMEEELVSLRAKVASLEEDLQKSRQESSEYQNLYHELEKELKEIKEYEHQMKPKRTKVLSDLLISVSKAERQEARMKVRQDSLRLGNVGVIRAGTVISETWEDGQALKDLNAHLKQLLETKEAIERQRKFLKKRQSDKGDGTDTESGAQEEDSFIQDEIYKSRLASIKREEETILRERDRYEIDKGRLIREMKRIRDEEGSRFNNFQILNYRFALLNLLGKGGFSEVYKAYDLVEHRYVACKLHGLNAQWSEEKKQSYIRHAIREYNIHKTLVHSHIVRLWDIFEIDQNTFCTVLEYCSGKDLDAVLKSTPILPEKEARIIIVQIFHGLVYLNKRTQKIIHYDLKPGNVLFDELGVAKVTDFGLSKIVEDDVGSQGMELTSQGAGTYWYLPPECFELSKTPLISSKVDVWSAGVLLYQMLFGRRPFGHDQTQERILREDTIIKARKVDFPTRPAVSNEAKDFIRRCLTYSQAERPDVLTIAQDPYLTYSKK